The following nucleotide sequence is from Candidatus Chlamydia corallus.
CAGGGTTCCTCAGGAAATTCTCCCTTAAGCCTCTCTCCTATTTCATTGAGAAGAGCGTGAACCAAGGTGCCATGAAAATGACCAGGTGCGGGATGAACCACCATATTCCGAGGCTTATTTATCACTAAGATCATCGCATCCTCGTAAACTTTATTTAGAGGGATCGCTTCTGCTACTAGTTCAAGAAGTTCTTCTTTTTCTTGAATATCTATAGTGACTATATCACCAGAATTTAGGCGTGTGGATACCTTTGTATTTATTTGCCCGTTGATTTGGACAAGCCGATTTAAAATATGTTGTTGGTAGAAAGTTCGGGAATGTGCTGGATGTACCTCGGTAAGATACTTATCCAAACGCCCCGAACTTTCTTTACTTACAGTAAAGGAAACAACAGTTTTCATTGGTATCTTGATAATCTTGTTTACTAGTTTAATATCGAATCAGTTAAGGATCTAGCGATTTTATTGGAAGAAACGATCTTTTTCTGAACCTTAGATACTTAGAAATATTCAAAAATAATCTTATGAGTCTATAAAGATAGAAATATCAAATACGTTGCGATCAAGTGATGGAATCGACACCTCGGCGATCCTATTTATCTCAAACGTAAGGATATCAAAATCGGGAGTGGTCTTGGTAAATGAGATTTTGAAATTTGAGTCAAAGAAAAGACCACGAAATCTTGATTCAGCCATTCTTTAGATATTCTGGGTGGGAAGATAGAGGTCGTTTAAAGTCAACATTTCGAATTTTGAACAGGCAAGCAGCCTTAAAGAGGAAAGGTCCGAACATAAAAATATAGACTTCAATAGACTAGAGACATGCAGGACCATTTTTTGCCATTTCTCTAAAGTCCAAGGAAAATCGGAGAGCTTCTTAGCTAAATAAGGAGTGTTGTGATAAGCAATGAGCGTAAGGTATAAAGGTGAGTCAAGTAAAGATGCCCACCGCTTAGGAGAACCTAGGAACTGTTCTTGCATCAGTCTATCTATTGGAAGAGCTAGGAAATAGGTAAAAGACATTATTACTCTTTATACACAGATCGCATGCGCTTAGAAGCTTTTTGTGCTCGATCCATATCTTTATGTACAAGTCCAAATGTTGAAATTAAAATAGACTGAATGAAATTGTCGTACATCTTTTGCCCTTCCTCAGCCCCTCGTTGTTCGATAAGGGCTAAACGTAGCTGGTCAAGAGTTTTTACAGGACCTTCGAAATGAGGAATGTTTGCCATAGTCATATACTCAGGCACACCGGGTTTTTCTGCTTCGGGAGTTTTTGGAGTTTCTGGTTTTCTTATATAAATGTGACGTGGTTCCATAATCTCGCACTGGAATGGTTATAGTGTCTATAAAGTTAATTCTAATTTAAAAAGAAAATATTTTACCATCTATTATTAAAGAGAAATTTTTTACATAAAACTTAATTTTTAAATTAAGCTTTGTTGTTTCAAGATAGGTCTCTTTGCGATCGTAACATTTGTGATTTGTGTTTTTCTATCTCCTAAGTGACTGTACCGTTTTAAAAGTCCTTTGAGGTACTTGATCGTGACTTCTTTTATTCTTTCAAGATCCTTTTGTATCGCGATTTGTTTTTTTTCTATGACTAGAAGCTCCTTAGTACAAGCTTCTTCGTTAAAACAGAGGATTTTCTTAATAGTTAATGAAGCAAGTTGCGAGGTGTCTTGTTTTGTAGGGGGAGTTGTGAGATCGAGAAGCCAAGGCTCAAGTGCACGTAACACAGCTTGATGTAGGTCCTCAGCGGAAATTTTCTTGTTCATTGCTAGAGATTCTCGGACAGAGTCGTAGAGCTTATGTTTAATAAAGATGTATTCTAAGGTTTTGTGATGATAGTCCCGAGCTAATTGTTCCTGGAGTAATAAAAGTTCTTTTTCAAGGTATCCCTGTAGAGCTTGAGTTTGAAGTTTGAGAATCTCAGATATGGAACACTCTACAGGCTTGTTATTGTAGATCACTGTCGGTTTAGAATAGAGTACCACTTGGCATTCGGTATGCTCGAATAGAGTGGGAAGAACATCTTTTGCTCGAGAGCCTTTAGGAAGTTTAATTTCAATATGGGGGACATCAGTAGAGAAGTCTTGGATGGTATCGATTTTAATAACACCGCGTTTTGCTGCGTTTTCTATAGAACGAATCAATGTCTCAGTTGTAGATTGAGGGCAAATTTGTTTCACTACAAGCGTTTTATCATTAACAATCTCTATAGATGCCCGAAGTGTAATCGATCCCAAACCATCTTGATAATCCGAGGGATCCATCAGTCCTCCCGAAGGAAAGTCAGGAAGTACAGTGAAATTTTTGTTATTTAAAATAGAAATTTGAGCGTTTAGAAGTTCTACAAAATTGTGAGGGAAAATTTTAGTCGTCATCCCTACAGCAATCCCGTCGACACCATGGAGTAAAAGAACAGGAAGCTTTGCTGGCAAAATGTCGGGTTCTTTTTCTCTTCCATCGTAAGAGTCATGGAAAGCAATTAAGTCAGTATTAAAAAGGGTTTCTCGAGCCAAAGGGCTGAGTCGAGCTTCTATGTAACGGGCAGCAGCGTGAGGATCACCTGTAAGAGGATTTCCGAAGTTTCCTTGGGTGTTGATTAAGTAGCCTTTATTTGCTAAGACAACAAGAGCTTCAACAATAGGAGCATCTCCATGGGGATGGAGAGCCATAGTTCTTCCCGCGATATTAGCAACTTTATGCATTTTTCCATCATCTATACGGAATAACGTCCATAGAAGTCGGCGTTGGACTGGTTTTAACCCATCAAGAATATGAGGAATCGCCCTTTCTAAAATCACGTAAGAGGCATAGTGCATAAAATGTGTTCTAAAGAGCTCTGAAACGTCACGCATAAATTAAAAATCAGTAATAAGGTTATCCATAATAAATTGTTTCCTCTCTTTTGTATTTTTCCCCATATAAAATTGTAAAATCGAAGAAATATCCTCTAAAGAAGTGATTGTAACTGGGGTGAGCCGTATGTCAGGACCTATAAAAGCGGCAAATTCTTTAGGAGAAATCTCTCCCAAGCCTTTAAATCTTGTGATTTCTAAAGAGGAGTCCTTGTTTCCGATCTGCTGTAAAGCGAGCATCTTTTCTTGCTCGGAATAGCAGTACAGTGTGGTTGTTTTGTTTCTAACCTTAAATAAAGGAGTTTCTAAAATAAAAAGGTGATTGTTTTCTACAAGGGGCAGCAGTGTTTTGAGGAAGAAAGTAATCAAGAGATTACGGATATGCATGCCATCTACATCCGCATCAGTGGCAAGGATGACTTTGTTATAACGCAGATGTTGGATATCATTTTGAGTAATGCCAAGAGCGGTTGCTAAATAAAATAATTCATCATTTTTATACATTTTGGTTTCTTCTAAAGAAAAGACATTCATCGGTTTTCCTCGAAGAGAAAAAACAGCTTGAGTTAGGGGATTTCTTGAAGCAAGAATAGAGGCAGAGGCAGATTCTCCTTCGGTAAGAAAAATAGAGGAAGCCTCACCATAAAGGGATCGATCGTTATAGTGAAATTTACAGTCCCGAAGTTTGGGAATTTTATAATGTACTTTTTTCTGCTTGCTTTTGAGATCTTGTTTTATAAATTGGATATTCTTTCGAGTTTTTTCATTGAATTTTATTTTTTCTAAAAGAAGGTCAGCAGTAGCCTTATCTTTACGTAACGCCTGAATAATGGCTTCTTTCACATCTTTGATTAAAGGGGTGCGAATTTGTGTGTTTCCAAGCTTATTTTTAGTTTGGGATTCAAAAATGGGGGAGGCTATTTTTATTGCTATACAACCGACGATGCCTTCTCGAATGTCATTCGAAACAAACGTCTTTCCAAAAAATTCATTTACTCCTTTGACTATGGCTTCTTTAAAGGCTGTCAGGTGTGTCCCTCCGTCAAGAGTCTCCTGTCCATTGACAAAAGAAAAGTAGCGCTCCGTATGTCCCTCAAGGTGAGAAAAGATAAAAGATAGATCATCATTTTGAAAAAACAGGGGAGAGTATAAAGGCAGTTCAGGGACCTCTGCATTAAAAAGATCTTTTAGACCATTCCGAGACAAAAATACTTCATCATTAAAGAGGATCTCTAATCCAGGATGTAAGTAAGTGTATTGGCGGGTTTTCTCTTTTAGAAAGTCGTGATTAAAGATATAATCAGGGAAGATAGAAGGATCAGGAGCGAAGGAAACAAAAGTTCCGTCAGGATCTTTGGTAGAACCTTGTTGAGAATCTTGCAGAATTCCTCGACAGAAGGTAGCAAGGTGATACTTTTTCTTTCTTACAGAACGCACAGAAAATATTTCTGATAGCGCGTTAACAGCTTTGAGCCCCACTCCATTCAATCCCACCGAAAAGCGACAAACATCCTGGGTATACTTAGCTCCCGTATTGATTTTAGAGACACAATCTATAAGTTTGCCTAAAGGAATACCGCGACCCTGATCTTGGATTGAAATCTGCTTGTCGTTAGCAGAAATTTGTAAAGATTTGCCATGGCCCATGATGAATTCATCAATCCCATTATCAACAACTTCTTTAAAAAGAGTGTAAATGCCATCCTCTCTTTGAGAACCATTGCCTAGCCTTCCAATGTACATTCCAGCCCGGAGACGAATGTGATCAAGAGAGGCTAAAGAAAGAATACTTGCTTCTGTATATGCCGCCATGTGTTTGGTATTTTGTTGAATTTTTAAGAAGAGCGGATAGGTCAATCTTTTGATTGTTTATCTATTTTGCAACAAGAAAAGGGATAAGCTCAACGCATAAAGTCTGCCTTAGGGCTAAATGGATCTTGAGGTAATTGACTGCTATTCCGTTGATTCAGCTTTAAACTGCATATCCGTGAAAGTCTTATCATGTAACAACAGAATCCTTTCAACTCTCTTAGAAGCCTAAAGTGCATCTTAACCGAACATCTTTTTCCTAATCAAGAAAGAACAAAGCATCGAAATTATGAAAATAGGCGATACTTCTTCTTTGATTTCCACTAAAGATGGGAGTTAAAATTATGTTTTGATTTTTTTAAGACAACTTAAAGAGCCTGTGCTATATGCGAAAGAAAGAAGCCTTCAAAGCCTAATGAGCAACCATAAATAGATTATTTGATGGCTTCTAATTTTCTCTTCGTCTATACAGCTAAGTTACTTTTCATTGGTGAATTTGGTATAAGTTTCCTTCATACTGTTCTGAAATTATCGAATCGTGCTTATGGTGTTAGGAGTTGTTGGAATCAGTTATCGTGAAGCCGCTTTAAAAGAAAGAGAGCGGGCTATTCAATACCTACAATCTTTTGAAAAAAATCTTTTTCTAGCACAGTGTTTTTTAGGCGAAAGAGGCGCATTTATCTCTTTGCTTACTTGTCATCGAGCGGAACTTTATTATTATTCAGAAAGTCCTGAAATTGCTGAAGCAGCGCTGCTTTCAGAATTTACTTCTCAAGGAATGTGTCCATATCGCCATCGAGGTTTGTCCTGCTTTACTCACCTATTTCAGGTTACGAGTGGTGTAGATAGTTTGATTTTTGGAGAAACTGAAATTCAAGGACAGGTAAAACGGGCGTATTTGAAGGGAGGAAAACAAAGAGATTTGCCCTTTGAGCTTCATTTTTTATTTCAAAAAGCTTTAAAGGAGGGTAAGGATTATCGCTCACGAAGAGCGTTTCCCCAACATGAAGTGAATATAGAAACTATCGTTGAAGAGACTCTCCTTAGCTATGGTAAGTCCATAAATACGAACTTCTTATTCGTGGGGTACTCAGATATTAATAGGAAAGTAGCAGCCAGGTTGTATCAAAGTGGCTACTATAAGATTACCTTTTGTTCTAGACAAGAGGTAACTGGCCCATACAGAACCTTATCTCGAGAAGATCTCTCATTTAGAGAGCCGTATGATGTCATTTTCTTTGGTTCGTCAGAGCCTGCCTCTCAATTTTTTGACCTTTCCTATGAAAGTCTTGCTAGCATTCCAGATCGTATTGTGTTTGATTTTAACGTGCCGCGAACATTTTTATGGAAAAAACCCCCAAAACATTTTATTTATTTAGATATAGATTTTATTAGTGAATGCGTGCAAAAAAGATTGCAATGCAGCAAAGAAGGAGTAAATAGAGCGAAACTTTCTTTAACTTGTGCCGCAAAAAAACAATGGGAAATTTACGAAAAAAAGAGCTCACATATATCCCAGAGGCAAATTTCAGCTTCTTGCGTGCATTCTGTTCTAAGCTATTGATGCTTTAATGCCTAATTCATCTCTTGACATATACAGCTTTCGAAAATACTCTAAACTTTCATTAGAAGTACGAATACCCTCCGATGTCTACGAGGGAATGAGCGTATTCTGGTTAACTGATAGATTATAATTATTAAATCTTGTCATGGATTTAGCTCGATTTTTCTTGTGGTCTCTTGTTCTTTATAATGAAAAAGATGAACAAAAAAAATCACTTAATGCTATTTCTACAAATGAGAAATCGTTTTTATTTTTAAAGTTCGTATTGGCATAACTCGATTTAAAGGAAGAAAAAGCAGGTTTTAGAAATGAGATTGTCTCGATTCCTCACGGAGCAAAGACAACCATTGCTGCGTTGGAAAACACGAGTATGTTGGAAAAATTAATAAAAAATTTTGCCACGTATATGGGTATAACGTCAACTCTTGAGTTGGATGCTGACGGGGCCTATGTCTTACCTATAAGTGAGGTAGTTAAAGTGCGTGCTCAGCAAAATGCTGATAACGATATTGTTTTAAGTGCTTCGTTAGGAGCTTTGCCTCCGTCTGCTGATACAGCAAAAATATACTTGCAAATGATGATTGGCAATCTATTCGGTAGAGAAACAGGAGGCAGTGCTTTAGGTTTGGATTCCGAGGGCGGTGTTGTCATGGTTCGCAGATTTTCTGGGGATACTACATATGATGATTTTGTGCGACATGTTGAGAGCTTTATGAATTTTTCAGAGACATGGCTGTCAGATCTTGGCCTAGGTAAATAGTAACAGGGTGGAATAAATGGCAGTACGATTAATTGTTGATGAAGGCCCCTTGTCTGGTGTAATTTTTGTTTTGGAAGATGGGGTAAGTTGGTCTATAGGACGCGACTCTAGTGCTAATGACATTCCTGTTGAAGATTCCAGACTCGCCTTATCTCAAGCTCTTATCAATAAAACAGACGAAAGTTACTATATCACAAATTTAGATGATACGATTCCTATTTTTGTAAATGATGTTGAGATCCAAGAAACTACACAGTTGGAAAACGAAGATACGATCCGCTTAGGAAGCAATCAGTATTCTTTCTTATTAGATGAATTTGATCCTCAAGACCTTGTTTATGATTTTGATCTCTCTGAAGAAAATTTTTCTAATGCTTCTGAGGATTTGTCCGATAGTAATAAACAGGTAAAAGTTACTGAGTCTCGGCAAGCTTCGCAAACAGATAGCTCAGCGAAGGCTAAGGAAAAGCCAGCGGATCAGAGAAGTGGTGATCCAATTACAAGTAAGGATCAGGAGCTTGCTGACGCTTTTCTTGCATCAGCAAAAGGAAAAAAAAGTCAGCAAAAAGGTAGAATTGCCAAAGGGGATTTCCAAGAATCTTCACAAGAATCTTCGAGTCCAAAGGCGCAAAATGCAAACGATTCTCCGAAAGGAGAAGAAGGAACCAACGAACCCCAGAATGCCATTATGGAAGATAACGGAGCTTCGCCTAGTCAAGATCCGCAACCAAAGTCAGCAGAACCTTCTCTTAAAAAAGCTTCTACGGATACGACTCCTCTGAAAGAAAAAGAACCTGTAAAAGAAGAAAAGATCGAAAGAAAAGAAAAGCCTGCTTCTCGAGAAAAAAAAGATGAACTTGAGATCGAGGAGAGACAGAAAAACTCTGACGAAGTAACAGCTGGTGATTCACAAAAAGACGAGGAAGATAAAGAAGCAGAAGAAGCCTTTTTACAAGAAGAAGAAGTTGCTGAAGGTGCGGAAGATTCTGACACTGCCAATGATAAAAATGAACCCGCTGCACAGGATGGCCAAGAAGGCGCTAAGAAAGTCGAGAACGAAAAGAGCTCTGTTTTATCCCCGTTTCATGTTCAAGATCTATTCCGATTTGATCAGACAATTTTCCCAGCAGAAATCGATGATATTGCCAAAAAAAATATATCTGTAGATTTGACGCAGCCTCCTCGTTTTTTACTTAAAGTTTTAGCTGGAGCTAATATTGGTGCTGAGTTCCATTTAGATTCAGGAAAAAGCTATATTTTAGGTACAGATCCTACAACTTGCGACATAGTATTTAATGACTTAAGTGTTTCGCATCAACATGCTAAAATTGTTGTGGGTAATGATGGTGGTATCATTATCGAAGATCTCGATAGTAAAAATGGCGTGATTGTTGAAGGACGAAAAATTGATAAGACTTCCACGTTGAGTTCAAATCAAGCGGTAGCTTTAGGAACTACGTTATTTTTACTTATAGATCATCATGCTCCAGCGGACACTATAGTCGCCTCTTTATCTCCCGAAGATTACAGTTTATTTGGAAGACAGCAAGATGCCGAAGCATTAGAAAGACAAGAGGCTCAAGAAGAAGAAGAAAAGCAAAAACGAGCTACACTACCTACGGGATCTTTCATTCTTACTTTATTTATTGGTGGATTGGCTATTCTATTTGGTATAGGGACAGCCTCTCTTTTCCATACAAAAGAAGTGGTTCCTTTAGAAAATGTCGATTATCAAGAAGACCTTGCCCAAGTTATAAATCAGTTTTCCACTGTGCGTTATACATTTAATAAAACGAACAGCCAACTTTTTTTAATCGGAC
It contains:
- a CDS encoding DNA topoisomerase IV subunit B; the protein is MAAYTEASILSLASLDHIRLRAGMYIGRLGNGSQREDGIYTLFKEVVDNGIDEFIMGHGKSLQISANDKQISIQDQGRGIPLGKLIDCVSKINTGAKYTQDVCRFSVGLNGVGLKAVNALSEIFSVRSVRKKKYHLATFCRGILQDSQQGSTKDPDGTFVSFAPDPSIFPDYIFNHDFLKEKTRQYTYLHPGLEILFNDEVFLSRNGLKDLFNAEVPELPLYSPLFFQNDDLSFIFSHLEGHTERYFSFVNGQETLDGGTHLTAFKEAIVKGVNEFFGKTFVSNDIREGIVGCIAIKIASPIFESQTKNKLGNTQIRTPLIKDVKEAIIQALRKDKATADLLLEKIKFNEKTRKNIQFIKQDLKSKQKKVHYKIPKLRDCKFHYNDRSLYGEASSIFLTEGESASASILASRNPLTQAVFSLRGKPMNVFSLEETKMYKNDELFYLATALGITQNDIQHLRYNKVILATDADVDGMHIRNLLITFFLKTLLPLVENNHLFILETPLFKVRNKTTTLYCYSEQEKMLALQQIGNKDSSLEITRFKGLGEISPKEFAAFIGPDIRLTPVTITSLEDISSILQFYMGKNTKERKQFIMDNLITDF
- a CDS encoding DNA gyrase subunit A, with the translated sequence MRDVSELFRTHFMHYASYVILERAIPHILDGLKPVQRRLLWTLFRIDDGKMHKVANIAGRTMALHPHGDAPIVEALVVLANKGYLINTQGNFGNPLTGDPHAAARYIEARLSPLARETLFNTDLIAFHDSYDGREKEPDILPAKLPVLLLHGVDGIAVGMTTKIFPHNFVELLNAQISILNNKNFTVLPDFPSGGLMDPSDYQDGLGSITLRASIEIVNDKTLVVKQICPQSTTETLIRSIENAAKRGVIKIDTIQDFSTDVPHIEIKLPKGSRAKDVLPTLFEHTECQVVLYSKPTVIYNNKPVECSISEILKLQTQALQGYLEKELLLLQEQLARDYHHKTLEYIFIKHKLYDSVRESLAMNKKISAEDLHQAVLRALEPWLLDLTTPPTKQDTSQLASLTIKKILCFNEEACTKELLVIEKKQIAIQKDLERIKEVTIKYLKGLLKRYSHLGDRKTQITNVTIAKRPILKQQSLI
- the sctD gene encoding type III secretion system inner membrane ring subunit SctD, with the protein product MAVRLIVDEGPLSGVIFVLEDGVSWSIGRDSSANDIPVEDSRLALSQALINKTDESYYITNLDDTIPIFVNDVEIQETTQLENEDTIRLGSNQYSFLLDEFDPQDLVYDFDLSEENFSNASEDLSDSNKQVKVTESRQASQTDSSAKAKEKPADQRSGDPITSKDQELADAFLASAKGKKSQQKGRIAKGDFQESSQESSSPKAQNANDSPKGEEGTNEPQNAIMEDNGASPSQDPQPKSAEPSLKKASTDTTPLKEKEPVKEEKIERKEKPASREKKDELEIEERQKNSDEVTAGDSQKDEEDKEAEEAFLQEEEVAEGAEDSDTANDKNEPAAQDGQEGAKKVENEKSSVLSPFHVQDLFRFDQTIFPAEIDDIAKKNISVDLTQPPRFLLKVLAGANIGAEFHLDSGKSYILGTDPTTCDIVFNDLSVSHQHAKIVVGNDGGIIIEDLDSKNGVIVEGRKIDKTSTLSSNQAVALGTTLFLLIDHHAPADTIVASLSPEDYSLFGRQQDAEALERQEAQEEEEKQKRATLPTGSFILTLFIGGLAILFGIGTASLFHTKEVVPLENVDYQEDLAQVINQFSTVRYTFNKTNSQLFLIGHVKNSADKSELLYKVDALSFVKSIDDNVIDDEAVWQEMNILLSKRPEFKGISMHSPEPGKFVITGYVKTEEQAACLVDYLNIHFNYLSLLENKVVVETQMLKAIAGHLLQGGFANIHVAFVNGEVILTGYVNNDDAEKFRAVVQELSSIPGVRLVKNFAVLLPAEEGIIDLNLRYPNRYRVTGYSRYGEISINVVVNGRILTRGDVIDGMTVTSIQPNAIFLEKEGLKYKIDYNK
- a CDS encoding type III secretion system chaperone, with translation MLEKLIKNFATYMGITSTLELDADGAYVLPISEVVKVRAQQNADNDIVLSASLGALPPSADTAKIYLQMMIGNLFGRETGGSALGLDSEGGVVMVRRFSGDTTYDDFVRHVESFMNFSETWLSDLGLGK
- a CDS encoding glutamyl-tRNA reductase translates to MVLGVVGISYREAALKERERAIQYLQSFEKNLFLAQCFLGERGAFISLLTCHRAELYYYSESPEIAEAALLSEFTSQGMCPYRHRGLSCFTHLFQVTSGVDSLIFGETEIQGQVKRAYLKGGKQRDLPFELHFLFQKALKEGKDYRSRRAFPQHEVNIETIVEETLLSYGKSINTNFLFVGYSDINRKVAARLYQSGYYKITFCSRQEVTGPYRTLSREDLSFREPYDVIFFGSSEPASQFFDLSYESLASIPDRIVFDFNVPRTFLWKKPPKHFIYLDIDFISECVQKRLQCSKEGVNRAKLSLTCAAKKQWEIYEKKSSHISQRQISASCVHSVLSY